The following coding sequences lie in one Streptomyces venezuelae genomic window:
- a CDS encoding isochorismatase family cysteine hydrolase yields the protein MSARHDDDPGALIVIDMINTYDHKDAERLLPSVREVVPVITDLLAAARASGAPVIYVNDNFGQWRSHHGELVEAAMAGPHGDLVGPVRPDDDSLFVVKARHSIFYETPLTYLLWQLGVRKVTLCGQVTEQCVLYSALDAHIRHLDVTVVADAVAHIHPHLAEAALEMMRINLGARIANGKDIGFGGGVAGS from the coding sequence ATGAGTGCACGGCACGACGACGATCCCGGCGCCCTGATCGTGATCGACATGATCAACACGTACGACCACAAGGACGCCGAGCGGCTCCTGCCGTCGGTGCGCGAGGTCGTGCCGGTGATCACGGACCTGCTCGCCGCCGCGCGTGCGAGCGGGGCGCCGGTGATCTATGTCAACGACAACTTCGGCCAGTGGCGCTCCCACCACGGGGAACTGGTCGAGGCCGCCATGGCGGGGCCGCACGGGGACCTGGTCGGTCCGGTGCGGCCGGACGACGACTCGCTGTTCGTCGTGAAGGCCCGGCACTCGATCTTCTACGAGACGCCGCTGACCTATCTGCTGTGGCAGCTGGGCGTCCGCAAGGTGACGCTGTGCGGTCAGGTGACCGAGCAGTGCGTGCTGTACTCGGCGCTCGACGCCCACATCAGGCACCTCGACGTGACCGTGGTCGCCGACGCCGTCGCCCACATCCACCCGCATCTCGCGGAGGCGGCCCTGGAGATGATGCGCATCAACCTCGGAGCCCGGATCGCCAACGGCAAGGACATCGGATTCGGCGGAGGCGTCGCGGGCTCATGA
- a CDS encoding FMN-binding glutamate synthase family protein, which translates to MTRFLTVGALLACAAGGVVLALLTSPWWWAAAAPLLAVALTGVYDLVQPRHSVLRNYPVLGHLRFLMETLRPELQQYFVERNYDGRPFDRDTRSIVYERAKGVAAEEPFGSERDMDDRGYEFLVPSMAPAPVPDEPPRVRIGGPDCTQPYDMALLNVSAMSFGSLSANAILALNTGAARGGFAHDTGEGGLSDHHLRPGGDLVWEIGTGYFGCRTRDGGFDARQFAEKAAHPAVRCVSLKLSQGAKPGIGGVLPGSKVNAEIASVRGVPQGETVISPPYHRVFSTPRELVRFLARMRELAHGKPVGFKLCPGSRTQFLAVCKAMAAEGITPDFVIVDGAEGGTGAAPLEFADHLGMPLTDGLITVHSALTGAGLRDRIRIGASGKVATGSDIVKRLAMGADYTNAARAMMFAVGCIQAQRCHTNRCPTGVTTVDPHRARALDVVDKSARVERFQKATVQSALQIMAAMGVRDATDLGPHLVRRREDNGRFRSYAELYDWLSPGELIAGPPQSWAADWSAADPDRFVT; encoded by the coding sequence ATGACGCGTTTCCTGACGGTGGGCGCACTGCTGGCCTGCGCGGCCGGCGGCGTGGTGCTCGCCCTGCTGACGTCGCCCTGGTGGTGGGCGGCCGCCGCGCCGCTCCTGGCCGTGGCGCTGACCGGGGTGTACGACCTCGTGCAGCCACGGCACTCCGTGCTGCGGAACTATCCCGTCCTCGGCCATCTGCGGTTCCTCATGGAGACCCTGCGGCCCGAGTTGCAGCAGTACTTCGTGGAGCGCAACTACGACGGCAGGCCCTTCGACCGCGACACCCGCAGCATCGTCTACGAACGGGCGAAGGGGGTCGCCGCCGAGGAGCCGTTCGGCAGCGAGCGCGACATGGACGACCGGGGTTACGAGTTCCTCGTGCCGTCCATGGCGCCCGCGCCGGTGCCGGACGAGCCGCCCCGCGTCCGGATCGGCGGGCCCGACTGCACGCAGCCGTACGACATGGCTCTCCTGAACGTCTCGGCGATGAGCTTCGGCTCCCTGTCCGCCAACGCGATCCTGGCGCTGAACACCGGGGCCGCGCGGGGCGGGTTCGCGCACGACACCGGTGAGGGCGGCCTGTCCGACCACCACCTGCGGCCCGGCGGCGACCTCGTCTGGGAGATCGGGACGGGCTACTTCGGCTGTCGCACCCGGGACGGCGGGTTCGACGCCCGGCAGTTCGCCGAGAAGGCCGCCCACCCCGCGGTGCGCTGTGTGTCGCTCAAGCTGTCGCAGGGCGCCAAGCCGGGCATCGGGGGCGTGCTGCCCGGCAGCAAGGTCAACGCCGAGATCGCCTCCGTACGCGGCGTGCCGCAGGGTGAGACCGTCATCTCACCGCCGTACCACCGGGTGTTCTCCACGCCCCGCGAACTCGTCCGGTTCCTGGCCCGGATGCGGGAGCTCGCACACGGCAAGCCGGTCGGATTCAAGCTCTGTCCTGGGTCGCGGACCCAGTTCCTCGCCGTGTGCAAGGCCATGGCGGCGGAGGGCATCACCCCGGACTTCGTCATCGTCGACGGCGCCGAGGGCGGGACGGGCGCGGCGCCGCTGGAGTTCGCCGACCACCTCGGCATGCCGCTCACCGACGGGCTCATCACCGTGCACAGCGCCCTGACGGGTGCGGGGCTGCGGGACCGTATCCGCATCGGCGCGAGCGGCAAGGTCGCGACGGGCTCCGACATCGTCAAACGCCTGGCGATGGGCGCCGACTACACCAACGCGGCCCGCGCGATGATGTTCGCCGTCGGCTGCATCCAGGCCCAGCGCTGCCACACCAACCGCTGCCCGACCGGCGTCACCACGGTGGACCCGCACCGTGCCCGCGCCCTCGACGTCGTGGACAAGTCGGCGCGCGTCGAGCGGTTCCAGAAGGCCACGGTCCAGAGCGCGCTGCAGATCATGGCCGCGATGGGGGTACGCGACGCCACCGATCTGGGCCCGCATCTCGTGCGGCGCCGCGAGGACAACGGCAGGTTCCGGTCCTACGCCGAGCTGTACGACTGGCTCTCCCCCGGCGAGCTCATCGCCGGGCCGCCGCAGAGCTGGGCCGCCGACTGGAGCGCCGCGGACCCGGACCGCTTCGTCACCTGA